GACATCGAATGCCATCCTGAAATGGCAGGAGGACCGCAAGGTCGAGTGGCATTACATCGCGCCAGGAAAGCCCATGCAGAACGGCTTCGTCGAGAGCTTTAATGGCCGCCTGCGCGACGAGTGCCTGAACGAGCACCTGTTCGCCAACCTGCGCCACGCCCGGGAGCTTATCTCGGCCTGGCGCGAAGACTACAACCACCATCGCCCCCACACGAGCCTCGACGGGCTCACACCGTGGGAGTATCACCAACGGTCAGTAGAGGACCAAACCCTGAACAGAGCGAACTAAAAAACGCGGACTCTATGGGGAGCAGGTCAGAAACAAACGGCAGGTTTGGGCCGTTCCCCCCCTAAGGGTTAACCCCTAACCCCTCCGGGTTTCCTCCAATACCGGGCCGGGCCGCGCAGGCGTAGTCTTCGGGGCAGACAGGAACCCGAAGAGGATCAGCTTTATGGACACGAACCGCCGCGGCTTTCTGGGTGCGATGGGGCGGGTGACCATCGGTGCCGTCGCCTCCATGGCGGGCGCCGGTCAGTCCGCGCAGGCCGCCATCGACAAACCGCACATCCCGCATTGGGGCATGGTGGTCGATCTGCGCAAATGCATCGGCTGCCAGGCCTGTACCGTCGCCTGCATCATGGAAAACGACGTGCCCGAGGACAGTTTCCGCACCCATGTCAGCGTCTACGAGGTGCTGAAGGAGGGTGGCGATCCGGCGATGGTCATGCTGCCGCGCCTCTGCAATCATTGCGACGATCCGCCCTGCGTGCCGGTCTGCCCGGTCGAGGCGACCTTCAAGCTGGAGACCGGCGAGGTGGTGGTGGACAACACGAAATGCGTGGGCTGCGCCTATTGCGTGCAGGCCTGCCCCTATGACGCGCGGTTCATCAACCACGAGACGCAGACCGCCGACAAATGCACCTTCTGTTTCCACCGCACCAGCGCCGGGCTCTTGCCCGCCTGCGTGGAGACCTGCGTCGGCGGCGCGCGCA
The window above is part of the Salipiger abyssi genome. Proteins encoded here:
- the dsrO gene encoding sulfate reduction electron transfer complex DsrMKJOP subunit DsrO, which codes for MDTNRRGFLGAMGRVTIGAVASMAGAGQSAQAAIDKPHIPHWGMVVDLRKCIGCQACTVACIMENDVPEDSFRTHVSVYEVLKEGGDPAMVMLPRLCNHCDDPPCVPVCPVEATFKLETGEVVVDNTKCVGCAYCVQACPYDARFINHETQTADKCTFCFHRTSAGLLPACVETCVGGARNFGDLDDPESEVSRMLRENEVSVLRPEMHTNPNVYYIGLDAVLDGRVAGEAAYRPPLTVETQPHGEDA